A stretch of Macadamia integrifolia cultivar HAES 741 chromosome 7, SCU_Mint_v3, whole genome shotgun sequence DNA encodes these proteins:
- the LOC122083839 gene encoding zinc finger CCCH domain-containing protein 44-like: MEVKNCCSRVLSTSGCPFGESCHFLHYVPGGLSSLGLSPVVSLPATSATAAQRKQLGPIGNPSAAVGGFKTRLCNRYNTPEGCRFGDKCHFAHGESDLRSPNNQSRGNIRRGPVEGPRGTGPPGFNDGSSSFSNSDTFGNSDFNSQGYGEQNPTGVAVNDGSANYAAGPVGENVQVY; this comes from the exons ATGGAAGTGAAAAATTGCTGCAGCCGAGTCCTCAG TACTTCAGGATGCCCATTTGGTGAATCTTGCCACTTCCTACACTATGTACCCGGGGGCCTCAGTTCATTGGGTCTGTCTCCTGTAGTCTCCCTCCCAGCTACTTCAGCTACTGCTGCCCAAAGGAAACAGCTCGGGCCCATTGGGAACCCAAGTGCTGCAGTTGGTGGCTTCAAAACGAGGCTATGCAACAGGTACAACACTCCTGAGGGCTGCCGGTTTGGTGACAAATGTCATTTTGCACATGGGGAGAGTGATCTGCGGTCACCAAACAATCAATCTCGAGGGAACATCCGACGAGGTCCAGTTGAAGGACCAAGAGGAACAGGACCTCCTGGATTCAATGATGGCAGCTCTAGCTTCTCAAACTCGGACACATTTGGAAACTCGGACTTCAATTCTCAAGGCTATGGTGAGCAGAACCCAACTGGTGTTGCAGTTAATGATGGTTCTGCAAACTATGCAGCTGGTCCGGTTGGTGAAAATGTACAGGTGTATTAG